In the genome of Arachis stenosperma cultivar V10309 chromosome 6, arast.V10309.gnm1.PFL2, whole genome shotgun sequence, the window GTACGTATAATTAATGATTGCCAAATAATTCATACATCAAtattatatttaacaaaaagtATACTTCATCGGAAATCATTTATATAACATAGATTTATTACAATTCTAGCATACTCCAGTGTACAAGGACCCGCCAATAATATAACGGAAGTCGTTCCGCAAAATCAGCTTCCATCACACTGCGGTTCCCACAGATCGTGCCTAACAGAAAAGTAATTTAGAAAAgatgatcatcattattatatttttttctttcttatagtGTCTAACGTTTAATTGAATAAAATTGAACGTTTTGTAAAGAAGTTCTACTATAATTGGGGTGCAAAAAAGACAATCTTCCTCTATTGTTGCTTCGATGCCTATTAATTTGGCACAACTTTGTGAAGATGTAAATTTATTGACTGTTAAGACGCACCCACCAAACGGTGACACACAAAGTGGCCTAAATGTTGACCCTTTTGTTGATGATGAAGGTAATTTCTCATTATATCAAGAATTTAAGTTTGTAGTTTGCAAGAGATATGAATTATTAATAATACATCAACATAtatgtttgtattttttttataattttttatttattatagttTTGAATGGTTATGATGATTCAATGTTAGATGGGATATAGAAGATAATTTTATACCATCCTCAGAAACTTtacaacatatatatttatcatAGCATTGGTAGCTTACTTCCTTCTGATAGTTTGCGACCAATATTTGCCCAACTATATATCTATAACACAGAAAATGAGATTGATAATCGAATAGGCACACTTCGGTAATTTTTATGTAACCAGTCAAACTTTTTAGTTATTTCTTATCTGTGAgagaaaataacataaattttattgttttttttttcgcagtTCCAATGAAGTTATAAATGAGCGGGATAGAAAAATTGTGGTAATATTAAGAAACATGCTAGACAAATATAATAGTTTGGCAAAGAGTTTTCGCTATGCAAGAGATAGGTACCAACAGGAAAATTGCACAAACATAAAGCTTAAGTTGATTAgtaaaaggactacagatggcAGGACATACAACTTGTCATCTGCATCTGAAATGGCTGCGTTGATTGTTGGCGAAGTCGAACAACTTagcaaagatagagatattaTTATAGAGAGTCAATCTAGAAAGCTCCAGTGGATTGATATTTTTCATCCATCTTATTTAGCCTTGCAATATCCATTGTTGTTTCCGTATGGAGAGGATGGATTTCGTTTGGGTATTGCAACATCAGATTCTATCTCTGCTAGGcctacaaagaaaaacaaaacaatcaCTTTGCGATAATTCTTTGCTTTTTGACTACAGAAAAGGACGGGTGAATCTCCGTTAATTCTGAGATCAAAGAGATTATTCCAACAGTTTCTGGTAGATGCCTACACAATGGTGGAATTAGAGAGGTTAAAATTCTTTAGGTGTAAACAACCACAGTTGAGGGTTGACAAATACAAATGTCTGCATGAAAGTCTTATAAACGGGGATGTAGATGTTTCAAGGCTTGGCAAAATAATCATTCTTTCCAATACTTTTACCGGTGGACCTAGGTATATGATGAATAATTGTAAAGATACATTTGCAATTTGCAGATATGCAGGATATCCTAGCTATTTTATCACCATGACCTGTAACCCTGAATGGGATGAGATAAAAAGAGAAGTGACTCCCATTGGATTGAAGGCAGAAGACCGTCCTGATATATTATGTCGAGTTTTCAAGATCAAGTTTTGATGGTTTGATTGATGACCTAAAAGAGGGAAAAATCTTTGGCAAAATTTTGGGATGTAAGTCTATGTTTATGCAACGCTTTATTAAAATCTTATGTTGTAATGCTTTGCTCATTtgtctttttcaaatttcagaCGTTTGCACTGTAGAGTTTCAAAAGAGAGGGCTTCCGCATGCACATATCCTTTTATTCATGAGTAACGAGTTCAAGCCACAAACACCAGAtgacatagacaaacatataaCAGCTGAGATTCCTGATAAAAATGAAAGGCCAAATCTACATGGAGCTTTTCAAAATTACATGGTACATGATCCATGTGATCCGTACAACAAGAATTCACCTTGCATGAAGAATGGATCCTGTTCAAAGTTCTATCCTAAAGAGTTTAGACAGCAAACACTCATTGATGAGGCCGGATTTCCCAAATATAGGCATACTGATAATGGTCGAACAGTGAAAAAAAGGGAATGTGTACTAGACAATAAGTTCATTGTTTCGTATAATCCAAAATTGTTGCTCAAGTTCGGGTGCCACATAAATGTGGAATACACATGTCAAACAAGTTCTATTAAGTATCTGTTTAAGTATGTACACAAGGGTAATGACCGCGTAACAGCTACTCTATACAATGTTGGTGATCCGTCAGAAGCCACACAAGTTGTTGACAAAATTATGAATTACTATAATTTTAGGTACATTTTGGCATGTGAGGCAGTCTGGCGTCTATTTGGatacaaaattcaagagaaagaaCTATTTGTGATTAGACTTTCATTCCATTTGGAGGATAAGCAACTTGTGGTTTATGGTGAAAAATCTAATGTGAATGATATCGTCGAAAGAACAATATCTCATAAGTCCATGTTTTTGGGATGGATGGCGGCGAACATGTCATATCCATATACTCGAAGTCTGACTTATGCTGAGTTTCCAACCAAGTTTGTTTGGAAGGACGATTCTTCAAAATGGTTTTCTCGAAAGAAAAGCTTCACAATTGGAAGGTTGACTCATGTACCTGCACGTAATGACGGGTTTATATTCAATTTTGATCTTACTTATTtaatgatttaaatttaaaatcttaacAGCCTGTACCACACGTTCATTTTATTCGATTTATCTACACTAGAAAAATAAATGTTCAAATAACTTTCAACAGTTATAATTTGTAgattatacaattttttatttttctatattttttaagaaaattattctTATGCGGATGTGTAgctataataattaaaataacgTAGCTTAATCCATTTAACAACTTAAAAGTAGGATTTTAACCAAGTTTTTTGCAGCAAATACCAAAGAATATTACCAACAACTTCTCTTGAATACTCAAAGAGGATGTACGAATTTTCGAGATATAAGAACAATAGGAGGAACGATTTATGCTACATATAGAGATGCATGTTTTGCCCTTGGATTCTTGCAAGATGACAAAGAATTTATTGATGCAATTAAGGAAGCAAGCTCATGGGCCTCAGGATCATATGTTAGGAGGTTATTTGTCATTCTATTAACATCCAACAATATCTCAAGACCAGAACATGTCTGGAATAGATGTTGGCATGAACTTTCAGATGATATTTTGTATCGACAGAGAGCCGTGATGACATGAGGGGTGagtttttattaattacaatgATAAAAGTTCTTTCTTATTGATCGTTTttagtttgattgaatttttaCAGTATCGTATAATATGCCGAGTTAACAATGTCAGATGATGAGATTAAGCAATTGTGCTTAATGGATATAGACAAGATCTTACATTCCTATGGTAAAACATTGACAGACTATCCTTCTATGCCTTTAGCAATTGAAGTTGATAGTTCTTTGTTAACCGAAAAGATTATTAGGGAAGAGCTAAACTTTAACAGGGATGatttaaagaaaaatgcttCAGACATGTTAGCCATCGCAACACCTGAGCAGAGATATGCATTCGATAAAATTGTTACAGCTATGTATTGTGATGAAGGGGGTTTTTTCTTTGTATATGGTTATGGGGTATTGAAAAAACATTTTTTTGGAACCTTATGTCTGCGGAGATTCG includes:
- the LOC130933740 gene encoding uncharacterized protein LOC130933740 gives rise to the protein MVELERLKFFRCKQPQLRVDKYKCLHESLINGDVDVSRLGKIIILSNTFTGGPRYAGYPSYFITMTCNPEWDEIKREVTPIGLKAEDRPDILYVCTVEFQKRGLPHAHILLFMSNEFKPQTPDDIDKHITAEIPDKNERPNLHGAFQNYMVHDPCDPYNKNSPCMKNGSCSKFYPKEFRQQTLIDEAGFPKYRHTDNGRTVKKRECVLDNKFIVSYNPKLLLKFGCHINVEYTCQTSSIKYLFKYVHKGNDRVTATLYNVGDPSEATQVVDKIMNYYNFRYILACEAVWRLFGYKIQEKELFVIRLSFHLEDKQLVVYGEKSNVNDIVERTISHKSMFLGWMAANMSYPYTRSLTYAEFPTKFVWKDDSSKWFSRKKSFTIGRLTHVPARNDGFIFNFDLTYLMI